In Torulaspora globosa chromosome 1, complete sequence, a genomic segment contains:
- the POP2 gene encoding CCR4-NOT core DEDD family RNase subunit POP2 (ancestral locus Anc_6.379): MQPMNMRSHVFPMGDQFFSPQQQNDQQANVRMNAQVFSPQMKQTSRLYPQQPGMVQGMPGVASSHAAPDMSNSFHLKQKLDPSLGQVQAPLQQQQQQQAHGPQVPQHPAFSVPNAGNLAPNGPPGIGGISQAPAGLTRPGNNTVPKHIATANAAPVLLTPPNHLFIREVWLNNLHAEFASIRKLITQYNYVSISTEFVGTIARPIGNFRSKTDYHYQTMRSNVDFLNPIQIGLSLCDASGNKPESGPSTWQFNFCFDETKEMMSQESFELLQKSGINFHSHKTNGIDPFEFAQLMIDSGLLLEASVTWLTYHAAYDFGFLINILMNNDMPNNREDFEWWVHKFIPNFYDLNLICKVMQDSKQPQPTQQQKQYTLSSLAEELSIPRYSLFVTTGGESLLTGLCFFQLNKLLANKMPNGTNFSSYRNLIYGINGE, translated from the coding sequence ATGCAGCCAATGAATATGCGATCTCATGTGTTTCCTATGGGAGACCAATTTTTTTCACCACAACAACAAAATGACCAACAAGCCAATGTTAGGATGAATGCTCAGGTATTCTCCCCACAGATGAAGCAAACATCGAGATTATATCCTCAACAGCCGGGAATGGTGCAAGGCATGCCTGGAGTGGCTAGCTCTCATGCTGCGCCCGATATGTCCAACTCTTTTCATCTGAAGCAGAAACTGGATCCATCGTTGGGTCAGGTCCAGGCGCcgctgcagcagcagcaacaacagcaggCTCACGGCCCACAAGTCCCCCAACATCCGGCTTTCAGCGTCCCGAATGCTGGAAACTTGGCTCCAAATGGGCCGCCGGGCATAGGCGGCATTAGCCAAGCTCCCGCTGGTTTGACTAGACCTGGAAATAACACTGTTCCAAAGCACATTGCGACTGCGAATGCAGCCCCGGTACTACTCACGCCGCCAAACCATCTATTTATCCGTGAGGTGTGGCTGAATAATTTGCATGCTGAATTCGCCTCTATAAGAAAACTGATTACACAATACAATTACGTTTCAATAAGCACGGAGTTTGTCGGGACTATAGCGCGGCCGATCGGCAATTTCAGATCTAAGACAGATTACCACTATCAGACGATGAGATCGAATGTCGACTTTCTAAATCCTATACAGATAGGTCTGTCACTTTGCGACGCGAGCGGAAACAAGCCAGAAAGTGGCCCGTCCACCTGGCAGTTCAATTTCTGCTTCGACGAGACAAAAGAAATGATGTCACAGGAGTCCTTTGAGCTTCTGCAGAAATCAGGCATCAACTTCCATAGTCATAAAACGAATGGGATAGACCCCTTCGAGTTTGCGCAACTAATGATCGACTCAGGACTGCTTCTGGAGGCCTCCGTTACATGGCTCACATATCACGCTGCGTACGATTTCGGTTTCCTAATCAACATTCTTATGAACAATGACATGCCCAACAACAGAGAGGACTTCGAATGGTGGGTTCACAAATTCATACCAAACTTTTACGATTTAAACCTAATTTGCAAGGTCATGCAGGACTCCAAACAACCGCAACCCACacagcagcaaaaacaGTACACTTTATCATCATTGGCCGAAGAATTGAGCATTCCCAGATACTCCCTGTTTGTCACCACCGGGGGAGAAAGCCTACTGACAGGGTTGTGCTTCTTTCAGTTGAATAAGTTGCTGGCGAACAAAATGCCTAACGGAACTAACTTCTCCAGTTATAGAAATCTTATCTATGGCATCAATGGAGAGTGA
- the ESF2 gene encoding RNA-binding ATPase activator ESF2 (ancestral locus Anc_6.381) yields MPLMIDQTQRNVPDPSTNCNMSSQDSDYADFSSEDEQDQNQLLISTKKTSILEKTIDERSDGEESASDEGDRDAQLDNQENSISDGEAQTPKQKKASTANLIKKLKADKKLKHKTGVVYLSSIPPYMKPAKMRQILSRFGEVDRLFLKREDEQKYKRRVRGGGNKKAMYEEGWAEFIRKRDAKLCAETLNGNIIGGRKGSFYHDDILNVKYLPGFKWTDLTEQIARENDIRQSKLEIEISQANKMNAEFAKNVEKSKMIENIKRSKRQSSNQEPQEDGKPQRSFKQHKVATSRANAPSEIKQKDSSKELSSVLSSLF; encoded by the coding sequence ATGCCTCTTATGATTGATCAAACACAGCGAAACGTCCCAGACCCTTCCACCAACTGTAATATGTCAAGTCAGGATAGCGACTACGCAGATTTCTCATCAGAAGACGAGCAAGATCAAAACCAATTGCTAATCTCAACCAAGAAAACATCCATTTTAGAAAAGACTATCGATGAAAGAAGCGATGGCGAAGAATCGGCCAGCGACGAGGGAGACCGTGACGCACAGCTCGATAATCAAGAGAATTCAATTAGCGACGGGGAAGCACAGACTCCAAAGCaaaagaaagcttcaactgcgaacttgatcaagaaactCAAGGCCGATAAAAAGCTCAAACACAAGACAGGTGTGGTGTATCTTTCCAGCATCCCGCCCTATATGAAACCAGCCAAAATGAGACAGATTCTGTCCAGATTCGGCGAGGTTGACCGACTGTTCCTCAAGAGAGAGGACGAGCAGAAATACAAAAGGCGAGTCAGAGGCGGCGGTAACAAGAAAGCCATGTACGAAGAGGGCTGGGCAGAGTTCATACGTAAGCGGGACGCCAAGCTTTGTGCAGAGACCCTCAATGGGAACATCATCGGCGGCCGAAAAGGCTCTTTCTATCACGACGACATCCTGAACGTCAAGTATCTGCCGGGTTTTAAGTGGACAGACCTGACCGAGCAGATAGCGAGGGAAAACGACATCAGACAATCCAAACTGGAGATAGAAATATCGCAAGCGAACAAGATGAACGCCGAATTCGCGAAGAACGTggagaagagcaagatgaTCGAGAATATCAAAAGATCTAAGAGGCAAAGCAGCAACCAGGAACCGCAAGAAGACGGGAAGCCGCAGAGATCTTTCAAACAGCACAAAGTGGCCACTTCAAGAGCCAACGCGCCCTCCGAGATCAAGCAGAAAGACTCTTCCAAAGAGCTGAGCTCAGTATTGAGCAGTCTCTTCTAG
- the RIT1 gene encoding tRNA A64-2'-O-ribosylphosphate transferase (ancestral locus Anc_8.848), whose translation MDQDIRAVRNQIQKAIKKDDRSLRNRLQSILLDNSFLCHMVLPRFPNFPVIPNERCGLWYCDPKQYGQTSYFKSTDGHVNQWDFSVRRLNFHLLPTIAKNSGVIIVDSTRRGKKIPDALSKTVPIWCAVLNSIAMEHRNGSSEQEILYLPPTSVSESERHSIRTRLPALVKKLKEFDIIDGRKLHEQLGGRLLRPFWVYPGSPMLEPITDVFTGEVLQKIWDFGDDNIIPIILCTVSYCAQDGIDKRYGFTYVQGAADDHELWSQGLTAQLFWSDIDYLRDSNRSEQEIESRVAELVFKNDCASKDITVDYAFPQIDSVTPELSLGRVRDNLEITENLIVQLGESYSVIIILSSSVKISAPKPLKDEFTELIKVYKLQSGSKASSKELRNQLLRIAPPLQAKVLEKPRKPILISCNSGTDVSVGLLLAILSLDYGPDWTLGSPTVINKTTVKKHLAKIISHLQGRNVNPSRATLNSVNHYLLWSNSLVNTSN comes from the coding sequence ATGGATCAGGACATTCGAGCTGTACGAAACCAAATCCAGAAGGccatcaagaaagatgatCGATCTTTAAGAAACAGGCTTCAAAGTATTCTTCTAGACAATAGCTTTCTATGCCACATGGTGCTGCCTCGCTTCCCAAACTTCCCGGTAATACCAAATGAGCGATGTGGTCTATGGTATTGCGACCCCAAGCAATATGGGCAAACGAGCTATTTCAAAAGCACGGATGGCCATGTCAATCAGTGGGATTTCAGCGTACGAAGACTGAACTTCCACCTTCTGCCAACTATTGCAAAGAATTCTGGCGTTATAATCGTCGATAGCACCAGACGTGGTAAAAAGATCCCTGATGCTTTGAGTAAGACAGTGCCTATATGGTGTGCTGTACTGAATAGTATTGCAATGGAACATCGGAATGGAAGTAGTGAACAAGAGATACTTTACTTACCGCCAACATCGGTCTCTGAATCCGAGAGGCATTCGATCAGAACACGATTGCCTGCGCTagtgaagaaattgaaggaatttgaCATTATTGACGGAAGAAAGCTACATGAGCAACTTGGAGGGAGGCTGCTGAGGCCGTTTTGGGTATACCCGGGTTCGCCCATGTTGGAACCGATTACCGATGTATTCACCGGAGaggttttgcaaaaaatATGGGACTTTGGCGACGATAACATTATTCCTATCATCTTATGTACGGTGAGCTATTGCGCTCAGGATGGGATAGATAAGAGATATGGATTCACTTATGTTCAGGGCGCAGCAGACGACCATGAACTTTGGTCTCAAGGACTAACCGCTCAGTTGTTTTGGTCCGATATTGATTATTTGCGAGACTCCAATCGATCAGagcaagaaattgaaagtCGGGTTGCCGAGCTTGTATTCAAAAATGACTGTGCCTCCAAAGATATAACAGTAGATTATGCTTTTCCTCAAATTGATTCTGTGACTCCAGAACTCTCATTAGGTAGGGTGCGGGATAACCTCGAGATAACCGAAAATCTGATTGTACAGCTTGGTGAAAGTTATTCGGTAATCATTATTTTGAGTTCCTCAGTCAAAATTAGTGCACCTAAACCTTTGAAGGATGAGTTTACGGAGCTTATAAAAGTGTACAAGCTGCAAAGCGGATCCAAAGCTAGCTCAAAAGAACTCAGGAATCAGCTGTTAAGGATTGCTCCTCCCTTGCAAGCAAAAGTTCTGGAAAAGCCCAGGAAACCAATCCTCATTTCATGCAACTCAGGTACAGATGTCTCTGTCGGGCTACTGCTTGCCATACTTTCTTTAGATTATGGGCCCGACTGGACGCTAGGAAGCCCAACGGTGATCAACAAGACCACAGTTAAAAAGCATTTGGCTAAAATCATATCTCATCTACAGGGGCGCAATGTTAACCCTTCAAGAGCCACCCTAAACAGTGTCAACCATTATCTTCTGTGGTCAAATTCGCTGGTGAACACATCAAATTGA
- the BRE5 gene encoding Bre5p (ancestral locus Anc_6.378): MGAAVQDIVYAFLETYYQRMKKDPSKVSSLYSATAELTHINYQIDFDTSSDILPTIKLTGKENISKFFTRNNKKVSDLKAKIDTCDFQTASHSGILILTTGEIFWSGTPAYRFCQTIVLQPNTDNKNAYDITNDVIRFIPDNWVAVPSPNEGSSKSKESKQPPESPVINGKAAVEERGQHEGVKAENEPELKARKSEAKSKGEADFKESTPLDQTISNELKSNSRTEEDISELKPINKSEKAVATEETDISEKETLQKDESDHEAPSTMDKQKEPDAPAQNKARPPARMSWASKLAASSDYIKTAPPVTSSQNGPAKPDLQVPSNKKIPESKTDLSSHRELSATKPVKKKPQFSTVNKDGFYPIYIKGTAGIKEEKLKKALESEFGTIMKMTTADSFAVVDFETQRSQVEALDRKQLMVGDTEVYLSRKTVKKTTGSPPAGSSNGSRSHKKHPNKKRD; the protein is encoded by the coding sequence ATGGGAGCAGCCGTCCAAGATATTGTGTACGCTTTTCTGGAAACGTATTaccagaggatgaaaaaAGATCCCTCCAAGGTCTCCTCTTTGTACTCTGCGACTGCGGAATTGACACATATCAATTATCAGATAGATTTCGACACAAGCTCAGATATTTTACCCACAATAAAGCTTACAGGGAAGGAGAACATCAGCAAGTTTTTTACGAGGAACAATAAAAAGGTTAGCGATTTGAAAGCAAAGATTGACACTTGCGATTTTCAAACAGCTTCGCACTCGGGCATCCTGATCTTGACTACTGGTGAAATCTTTTGGTCAGGGACTCCGGCTTATAGGTTTTGTCAAACGATCGTTCTGCAACCAAATACAGACAACAAAAATGCGTACGACATTACGAATGATGTTATTCGCTTCATACCCGACAACTGGGTGGCTGTTCCGTCCCCAAATGAGGGCAGCTCGAAGTCAAAAGAATCAAAACAACCTCCAGAATCACCAGTAATCAACGGTAAGGCGGCAGTGGAAGAGAGAGGCCAACATGAAGGCGTgaaagcagaaaatgaaCCGGAGCTCAAAGCTAGAAAATCTGAGGCTAAAAGCAAGGGAGAAGCtgatttcaaagagtcTACACCACTCGATCAAACAATAAGCAACGAGCTCAAAAGTAATAGCagaacagaagaagacataAGCGAACTAAAACCCATCAATAAGAGCGAGAAGGCAGTGGCAACGGAAGAGACTGATATTTCTGAGAAGGAAACGTtacagaaagatgaaagcGACCACGAGGCACCGTCCACGATGGATAAACAGAAGGAGCCTGACGCTCCAGCACAAAACAAAGCAAGACCTCCTGCGCGTATGAGCTGGGCTTCTAAATTGGCTGCCAGTAGCGACTACATTAAAACAGCGCCGCCAGTTACCTCATCACAGAACGGGCCTGCCAAACCAGATCTGCAGGTACccagcaacaagaagatACCAGAAAGCAAAACTGACCTATCCAGTCATAGAGAGCTCTCTGCAACAAAGCCAGTGAAAAAGAAACCTCAGTTCAGCACCGTCAACAAGGACGGCTTCTATCCGATTTATATCAAAGGAACCGCCGGcatcaaggaagagaagctaAAGAAGGCCTTGGAGAGCGAGTTCGGCACTAtcatgaagatgacgacCGCTGACAGCTTTGCCGTGGTCGATTTTGAGACACAGCGGAGCCAAGTTGAAGCTCTCGATAGAAAACAACTCATGGTTGGAGATACAGAAGTTTACCTAAGCCGAAAGACTGTAAAGAAAACCACAGGGTCGCCACCAGCGGGATCCTCAAACGGCTCCCGCTCACACAAGAAGCATCCTAACAAAAAACGGGACTAG
- the NOG2 gene encoding putative GTPase NOG2 (ancestral locus Anc_6.380) codes for MGTAKKERQRRIRQNDTKDGNLRVKGENFYRDSKRVQFLNMYKGGKSIRNRKGEILKAAPLQDATIPTARVQPDRRWFGNTRVISQDALQHFRDALGDTQKDSYQVLLRRNKLPMSLLDEKDTTDSPTAKIVETESFEHTFGPKTRRKKPSVALSSLEELADVTNEDNKKFEEKQVLNATLGLMGNQDEDQDGWTQEAREAIFSKGQSKRIWNELYKVIDSSDVVIHVLDARDPLGTRCKSVEEYMRKETPHKHLMYVLNKCDLVPTWVAAAWVKHLSKERPTLAFHASITNSFGKGSLIQLLRQFSQLHSDRKQISVGFIGYPNTGKSSIINTLRKKKVCQVAPIPGETKVWQYITLMKRIFLIDCPGIVPPSSKDSEEDILFRGVVRVEHVSHPEQYIPGVLKRCQTKHLERTYEISGWEDATEFIHMLARKQGRLIKGGEPDESGVAKQVLNDFNRGKIPWFVPPPEKEKDESGEQEKDKHDSTAK; via the exons ATGGGAACAGCTAAGAAGgaaagacaaagaagaattcgCCAAAATGACACGAAAGATGGCAATCTGCGGGTGAAAGGTGAGAACTTTTACAGGGACTCAAAGAGAGTGCAGTTCCTTAATATGTACAAAGGTGGAAAATCCATCAGAAACAGAAAGGGTGAAATTCTAAAAGCAGCACCATTGCAGGATGCCACTATCCCAACAGCTCGTGTGCAACCAGACCGTCGTTGGTTCGGGAACACCAGGGTTATCTCCCAGGATGCGCTTCAACACTTCAGAGATGCTCTCGGAGACACACAGAAGGACAGCTATCAGGTTTTACTGAGAAGGAATAAATTGCCAATGTCGCTTCTGGATGAAAAAGACACCACGGATTCTCCTACTGCCAAGATCGTTGAGACAGAAAGTTTTGAGCATACATTTGGTCCTAAGACTCGTAGGAAGAAGCCTTCGGTTGCTCTTTCGAGtctggaagagctggctgATGTCACGAATGAAGATAATAAAaagtttgaagagaagCAAGTGCTGAATGCGACACTGGGGCTAATGGGGAATCAGGACGAGGACCAGGATGGCTGGACTCAGGAGGCTAGGGAGGCGATTTTCAGTAAAGGCCAATCCAAACGTATTTGGAACGAGCTATACAAGGTTATCGATTCTTCTGATGTTGTCATACATGTTCTGGATGCCAGGGATCCGCTGGGTACGCGATGTAAATCGGTTGAGGAATATATGAGGAAGGAAACACCGCATAAGCATCTGATGTACGTTTTGAACAAGTGCGATTTAGTCCCAACATGGGTAGCA GCAGCTTGGGTCAAACATCTTTCGAAAGAGCGTCCCACCTTGGCGTTCCACGCATCCATTACCAATTCCTTTGGTAAAGGTTCTCTGATACAGCTTCTGAGGCAGTTCTCTCAGCTCCACAGCGATAGAAAGCAGATCTCTGTCGGCTTCATTGGCTACCCGAACACCGGTAAGTCGTCGATAATCAACACGCTTaggaagaaaaaggttTGCCAGGTCGCTCCTATTCCAGGTGAGACCAAGGTCTGGCAATATATCACACTGATGAAAAGGATTTTCCTCATCGACTGTCCCGGTATTGTTCCCCCATCGAGTAAAGACTCCGAGGAGGATATCCTATTCAGAGGTGTCGTCAGAGTTGAACATGTCTCCCATCCGGAGCAATACATTCCTGGCGTCCTCAAGCGTTGTCAGACGAAGCATTTGGAAAGAACCTACGAAATTTCCGGCTGGGAAGACGCTACCGAGTTTATTCACATGCTAGCCAGAAAGCAAGGCAGACTAATCAAAGGGGGTGAGCCGGATGAGAGCGGTGTCGCCAAACAAGTGCTCAACGACTTCAACAGAGGTAAGATACCGTGGTTTGTGCCGCCACcggagaaggagaaagatgaatcTGGTGAACAAGAAAAGGATAAGCATGATTCGACGGCGAAGTGA